In Methanocaldococcus lauensis, a single genomic region encodes these proteins:
- a CDS encoding helix-turn-helix domain-containing protein has protein sequence MEKVITYIIGDIVLSENPGNALKKWRNLFNIQQIELAKYLNVSPSVISDYEVGRRKNPGVNIIKKYVLALIEIDKERGGHTIKALNKILNKSPSIKAILSIKEYENPIPLKEFVDLIDGEFVVNTNNLDIPIYGHTVVDSIKAILEMNGDDFYHLYGWTTERALIFSNVSTGRSPMVAVRVSLMKPRVVVLQGIDKTKIDKLAIKLAEIDNIPLITTQLDLKELIKVLNEIK, from the coding sequence ATGGAGAAGGTTATTACATACATAATTGGAGATATTGTTTTGTCAGAAAATCCAGGAAATGCTCTAAAAAAATGGAGAAATCTATTCAATATCCAACAAATTGAATTAGCAAAATATTTAAATGTATCTCCTTCTGTTATTAGTGATTATGAAGTTGGAAGAAGAAAGAATCCGGGAGTGAATATAATAAAGAAATATGTTCTTGCATTGATAGAAATTGATAAAGAGAGAGGAGGACATACTATAAAAGCATTGAATAAAATCTTAAATAAAAGTCCTTCTATTAAAGCAATTTTATCAATAAAGGAGTATGAAAACCCAATTCCTTTAAAAGAATTTGTTGATTTAATAGATGGAGAATTTGTCGTAAATACTAACAACTTAGATATTCCAATTTATGGGCATACGGTTGTAGATAGTATAAAGGCGATATTAGAGATGAATGGAGATGATTTTTATCATTTATATGGTTGGACTACTGAAAGGGCGTTAATTTTTTCAAATGTCTCTACTGGAAGGAGTCCAATGGTTGCTGTTAGAGTTAGCTTAATGAAACCAAGAGTCGTTGTTTTGCAGGGAATAGATAAAACGAAGATAGATAAATTAGCTATAAAATTAGCTGAGATTGATAATATACCACTAATAACTACTCAATTAGATTTAAAAGAACTTATAAAAGTGCTGAATGAGATAAAATAA